The Carassius gibelio isolate Cgi1373 ecotype wild population from Czech Republic chromosome B22, carGib1.2-hapl.c, whole genome shotgun sequence genome window below encodes:
- the LOC127987497 gene encoding lamin-B2 codes for MATATPSREKSRASAAQTPLSPARISRLQEKEELSALNDRLAVYIDRVRSLELENDRLLVKVSEKEEVTTREVSGIKSLYEAELADARRVLDETARERAKLQINLGKASSELEEVTRNYKKKDGDLALAQARIKELEAQLNKKEASLNTALSENKSLSADLADLKAQLAKSEDAHGVAKKQLEAETLMRVDLENRCQSLIEELEFRKNMFEEEMRETRHRREKRTVEVDSGLQQDYEFKLAQALQDLRRQHEEQVQIYKDELQQTFRAKLDNAKVSSDMNDKAVLTAREELQEAHMRIEGLSYQLSALQKQASAAEERIRELENMLSSDRDKYRRQLDAKEREMAELREVMQQQLNEYQELLDVKLALDMEINAYRKLLEGEEDRLKLSPSPSSRVTVSRSTASSTSMSSRSTRAKRKRVELEEGSIVAPKVQISQEAEATGSVSVEEIDLEGKSVTLRNNSDKDQSLGSWRLKRQIADGEEIVYKFSPKFVLKAGQTVTVWSADAGVSHSPPSDLLWKSQSSWGTGEKILTLLVNSSGEEVAKRTVTKSVIEMENGDDEEADFGEEDLFHQKGDPRRPRECAVM; via the exons ATGGCGACCGCAACCCCGAGCCGCGAGAAGAGCCGCGCGTCGGCTGCGCAGACCCCGCTGAGCCCCGCGCGCATCTCGCGTCTGCAGGAGAAAGAGGAGCTGAGCGCGCTCAACGACCGCCTGGCCGTCTACATCGACCGCGTGCGCTCCCTCGAGCTCGAGAACGACCGGCTGCTCGTCAAAGTCTCCGAGAAGGAGGAAGTCACGACCCGAGAG GTGTCTGGGATCAAGTCTCTGTACGAGGCCGAGCTCGCGGACGCCAGGCGTGTTCTTGACGAAACGGCGCGGGAACGAGCCAAACTTCAGATCAATCTGGGAAAAGCCAGCTCTGAGCTCGAGGAGGTCACCCGCAA CTATAAGAAGAAGGATGGAGACCTGGCTCTGGCTCAGGCTCGGATCAAGGAGCTGGAAGCGCAGCTCAACAAGAAAGAGGCGTCTCTGAACACGGCTCTCAGCGAGAACAAGTCTCTCTCCGCAGACCTCGCCGACCTGAAGGCTCAGCTGGCCAAA tCTGAAGACGCTCACGGCGTGGCCAAGAAACAGCTGGAGGCGGAGACCCTGATGAGGGTGGATCTGGAGAACCGCTGCCAGAGTCTGATCGAGGAGCTGGAGTTCAGGAAGAACATGTTTGAGGAG GAGATGCGTGAGACCCGTCATCGGCGTGAGAAGCGCACGGTGGAGGTGGACTCGGGCTTGCAGCAGGACTACGAGTTCAAGCTGGCGCAGGCGCTGCAGGATCTGCGCAGACAGCACGAGGAGCAGGTGCAGATCTACAAGGACGAGCTGCAGCAGACCTTCAGGGCCAAG CTGGATAACGCCAAGGTGTCGTCTGACATGAACGATAAGGCAGTGCTCACGGCTCGTGAGGAGCTGCAGGAAGCCCACATGAGGATCGAGGGCCTGAGCTATCAGCTCAGTGCTCTGCAGAAGCAG GCGTCTGCCGCCGAGGAGCGCATCCGCGAGCTGGAGAACATGCTGTCCAGCGACCGGGACAAGTACCGCCGACAGCTGGACGCCAAGGAGCGCGAGATGGCCGAGCTGAGGGAGGTCATGCAGCAGCAGCTCAACGAGTACCAGGAGCTGCTGGACGTCAAACTGGCCCTGGACATGGAGATCAACGCCTACAGGAAGCTGCTGGAGGGCGAGGAGGACCG GCTGAAGTTGTCCCCCAGCCCGTCCTCTCGGGTCACGGTGTCCCGCAGCACAGCGAGCAGCACCTCGATGTCTTCACGTAGCACCCGTGCCAAGAGAAAGCGTGTGGAGCTGGAGGAGGGGTCCATCGTGGCTCCTAAAGTGCAGATCAGTCAGGAGGCCGAGGCCACGGGAAGCGTCAGTGTGGAGGAGATCGACCTGGAGGGGAAGTCCGTGACCCTCAGGAACAACTCTGATAAG GATCAATCTTTGGGAAGTTGGCGACTAAAGAGACAAATTGCCGATGGAGAGGAAATAGTCTATAAATTCAGTCCCAAGTTTGTCCTGAAGGCCGGCCAGACGGTGACG GTGTGGAGCGCCGATGCCGGCGTGTCCCACAGTCCTCCTTCAGACCTGCTGTGGAAGAGCCAGAGCTCCTGGGGCACCGGAGAGAAGATCCTCACCTTGCTGGTTAATTCCAGCGGAGAG GAAGTGGCGAAGCGAACAGTCACGAAAAGCGTGATCGAAATGGAGAACGGCGACGACGAGGAGGCAGACTTCGGAGAAGAAGACCTCTTCCATCAGAAG ggcgATCCAAGGAGACCCAGAGAATGTGCCGTCATGTGA
- the LOC127987499 gene encoding 60S ribosomal protein L36, producing the protein MAIRYPMAVGLNKGHPVTKNVAKPKQSRRRGRLTKHTKFVRDMIREVCGFAPYERRAMELLKVSKDKRALKFIKKRVGTHIRAKRKREELSNILAAMRKAAAKKE; encoded by the exons ATGGCCATCAGGTATCCCATGGCGGTTGGTCTTAACAAAGGCCATCCAGTCACCAAAAACGTTGCCAAGCCCAAGCAGAGCCGCAGACGAGGA CGTCTGACCAAACACACCAAGTTTGTGCGCGACATGATCCGCGAGGTGTGTGGTTTCGCACCGTACGAGAGGCGCGCTATGGAGCTGCTCAAGGTGTCCAAGGACAAGCGTGCTCTGAAGTTCATCAAGAAAAGG gtgggaACTCACATCCGCgccaagagaaagagagaagagctCAGCAACATTCTGGCCGCGATGAGGAAAGCTGCTGCCAAGAAGGAGTAG